GTAATTCCAGAGGATTTGGCTTTGGCCTGTATATCCTGTATTGTTCCGGCTACAATCTTTTCTTCTTTGGTTGTTCCGCTTTGGATAATGGCAATTGGAAGTTCTGCCTTTCCGGCATTCAGATAACTTTCTACGATCTCCGGAAGCTTTTTGGTTCCCATCAATATCACAACTGTTGCAGTAGATTGGGCAGCTATGGCAATATCCCGTGAAAGTTCACTATTGGTAGTAGTTGCAGTAATGACCCAAAAACTTTCTGAAACTCCACGCTTGGTTACCGGAATACCTACTGATCCTGGGACCGCGATAGCAGATGTAATGCCGGGCACCACTTCCGTAGTGATTCCGAAGGCTTCTATGTAATCAATTTCCTCGGAACCCCTACCAAATACAAAAGGATCTCCTCCCTTTAGCCTCACCACATGTCCGAGTTTCAAAGCATATTCCACGCATAGCCTATTGGTCTCATCCTGTGGGCAACTGTGTTTCCCCACTCTTTTACCCACAAATATTTTGATGGCTTGGGCAGGTGCATGCTTGAGTAGTGACTTGTCAATAAGTGCATCATATAGAACAACATCTGCTTTGTTCAATGCCAAAACTGCCTTCAATGTAATCAATTCGGGATCACCGGGTCCCGCACCCACAAGGGTAACTTTTGGTTTTACTTTCTGTATCATGCCGTTACCTCCTTTTCTCTAAATGCACTGATTGCCTCAAAAACCTGAACTGCATCCCCAAAATATTGCCTAGCGAAATCCTCTGTCGGTTCATTGTTTTGGATCTGATAGGTAATTTCAGCAAAGGTTTTTGTTAATTCAATCTTATTGGTTTCGGTGAATGTTTCATCAAAAAGGGCGATGATATTTGCATAGGAATTGGTGCTTTTGCCTTCACTCAAAAGGATTGCCTTTGCTGCATTGACCAATCCGGCATAGGTATGATAAATACTGTCTGACCATCTTTTTTCTTTGAACGCTTCCTCAGAAAGTTCTAATTTCTCTCTTGCCTCCAACAATAAGGTAGCTACCAAATCAATGACCACACCGGCACATTCACCAACGCCTACTGCCACTTTATAGGCATCTTCATTTCCCCAGTCTACCTGATCTTCCTCGGTCAGGGTTTCTGTTTCGGTAAGGACTTTGAGGATATCATAAAAATATATCTGCCCCTTTCGATCATAATAATCCAAGAAAGGCTCTTCAATTTCTCCAAATTTTTCAAAATCATTGATCAATATCCTTAGTGCTTCGGGACCTCTTTTGCTAGGAATTTTGATGACTTTATCCGCAAATCTACCGTTACCATTTCCGAGTGTTCCACCTCCCAATAGTACCTGAAGTGCTGGAAATACAGTTTTCCCTACTTTCATGGACATGCCCTGAAAACCGATATGGGCCATGTTGTGCTGCCCACAGGCATTCATGCAGCCAGAGATTTTGATGGTCAGGTCTTTGTTTTTGAGGTATTGGGGATATTCGGCCAAAATGACTTTTTCCAGTTCCTTGGCAATACCCGTACTGCTTGCTATCCCAAGGTTACAAGTATCTGTGCCGGGACAGGCTGTGATGTCTGCAAAACTATCATAACCCGCATCCGCTAAGCCTATTCTTTTCAATTCTTGATAAAAAAACGGTATAGCTCCAACCTGCACATCCCGAATGAGGATATTTTGCCTTAAAGTGAATCGCAGCTCATTTCCTGCATATTTGCTCACCAAATCTGCCAATTGTCTGGCCTGATCTGTATAAAAATCACCCAAGTGTACTTTTACCCCAATGGAAACAAATCCAGGTTGTTTTTGTGGTAGCACATTGGTCAGTTTCCATTGCTCATAGGTCAAATCCAAAGGCTCCTCCAGCAAGGGAAATTCAGGCTGAGGAAGCACTTTGGATTCTTCATAGGTTTGAGCGTCAATGGGATATTTTTTGTATGGCAAAGCCTTTCTTTCTTCTTCGACTAATTTCAGGAAAGTTTCAAGACCTAATTCATTGATCAGAAACTTCATCCTGGCTTTAAGCCTTCTGGATCGTTCACCATGTCTGTCAAAGATCCTTAATACACCTTCTATAAAAGGAATCAATTCATCTGTTGGTAAGAACTCTGTAATTAAGTCAGCGTGCCTTGGCTGGGAACCCAAGCCTCCACCAAGGAGAATCTTAAAACCTCTTATTTCTTGGTCATTTTCTACCTTTAACTGAGGAATGAATCCCAAGTCATGCAGGTAAC
This window of the Aquiflexum balticum DSM 16537 genome carries:
- the cobA gene encoding uroporphyrinogen-III C-methyltransferase is translated as MIQKVKPKVTLVGAGPGDPELITLKAVLALNKADVVLYDALIDKSLLKHAPAQAIKIFVGKRVGKHSCPQDETNRLCVEYALKLGHVVRLKGGDPFVFGRGSEEIDYIEAFGITTEVVPGITSAIAVPGSVGIPVTKRGVSESFWVITATTTNSELSRDIAIAAQSTATVVILMGTKKLPEIVESYLNAGKAELPIAIIQSGTTKEEKIVAGTIQDIQAKAKSSGITAPAIIIAGEVVRESYMLRDIYQEVVSLEIR
- a CDS encoding HEPN domain-containing protein, which translates into the protein MQSFRTEIENPIVEKDILELERKIRLFREGKIDEEKFRSLRLARGVYGQRQPGVQMIRIKLPYGKATGEQLKRISDVSDKYSTGRLHITTRQDIQIHYVSLDETPALWAELEKDDVTLREACGNTVRNVTASETAGVDPKEPFDVTPYADAVFRYFLRNPVCQEMGRKFKMAFSASEEDTALSYLHDLGFIPQLKVENDQEIRGFKILLGGGLGSQPRHADLITEFLPTDELIPFIEGVLRIFDRHGERSRRLKARMKFLINELGLETFLKLVEEERKALPYKKYPIDAQTYEESKVLPQPEFPLLEEPLDLTYEQWKLTNVLPQKQPGFVSIGVKVHLGDFYTDQARQLADLVSKYAGNELRFTLRQNILIRDVQVGAIPFFYQELKRIGLADAGYDSFADITACPGTDTCNLGIASSTGIAKELEKVILAEYPQYLKNKDLTIKISGCMNACGQHNMAHIGFQGMSMKVGKTVFPALQVLLGGGTLGNGNGRFADKVIKIPSKRGPEALRILINDFEKFGEIEEPFLDYYDRKGQIYFYDILKVLTETETLTEEDQVDWGNEDAYKVAVGVGECAGVVIDLVATLLLEAREKLELSEEAFKEKRWSDSIYHTYAGLVNAAKAILLSEGKSTNSYANIIALFDETFTETNKIELTKTFAEITYQIQNNEPTEDFARQYFGDAVQVFEAISAFREKEVTA